In Gemmatimonadota bacterium, the genomic window TACGCGGTTATCCCGTTCAGTGGGAGAATTTCTAGAGGCCGTCCTGCGTTCCGTACACAGCCACCACGCCCCGCTGATGATAGTCGAAATCCACCCCGTCCAGACCGTTTAACTCATCGAAGAGTGAAAGGCTGTGCAGGCTCATGTCCCGGATCAGCGGTATGGCCCTGTGCATCCGGCCTTCACTGCTCGCCTTCCAGAAGGCCCATAGCCAGCGGATCAGCGACGGGTCCAGGCGCGGCTTGATGTAGAAGGGGCTGTCCGGCTTGAACATCCACTTCAGGCCCTGGGACACGACGCCCGGCGCCGCGAGCGGCACACTATGGCTGGGCACGACGAGGCCCATGTTGCCGTGGGAAGCGCCGGATCCGATCTCCCCGCGATCCACGAGGGTGACTTCGTATCCCGCCTCACGCAGGTAGAATGCGGCACAGACACCGACCGCGCCGCCTCCGATGATCAATACGTCGGTCTTGTCCATAAGGAAACCGGATGGTCAAGGTGACGGATGGTCAAGATAGTGGATGGCCAATGCTAATCCGTGGCGGGCGACATGAAATCCGTTGGGGCTGCCCGTGGATCTCGCGGCGAATCAGTGGCGGGCGATATACATTTCCGTGAAGTTCACGGTCTGTATCGATATGATCGGCACCACGCGGCCTTCACGGTCCTGCTTGACGCCCCGGAGATAGGGTTTACGCAACTCCGTGATCACCGGATGGAAGAGAAATACGGCGCCCGCCTCCTCCGCCATGATGTGCTCGGCCCGGGCGTACAGGTCGTAGCGGACCGCGGGATCCATATGGGTATTGGCCCGGTCGAGCAGGTCGTCGAACTCCGCGTGCAGCCAGTCGTGGCGGGCATATCCCCTGGGCTGGGACCGCCAGAGGAGGCCGAGCATATTGGAAGGGTCGGGGTAGTCGTAGACAAAGACCAGCATGCCCATGGGGATCTGCCACTGGAACAGGTTCTCGTTGAAGACGTTGCGCTGCTGGTACCTGATTTCCAGTTCGATGCCGAGTGTCTCCCGGAGCATGGCCTGCACCGCTTCACCCGCGATGCGGTTGATGCCCGTATCGGCCACCCGCAGCCACAGCTCCGTCTTCGGGAAACCCCGTCCTTCCGGATAGCCGGCTTCCGCCATCAGCCGGCGCGCCTCATCGGGATCGAAGGTTTGAAATGCCCTGAACTGCTCCGCCGAATACCCTGGGAAACCGGGCGGCAGCATGGAGTACGCCGGGATGGCGAGATCGTTGAGGACGGTCGTGCTGAGCGTTGACCGGTCGATGGCACGCGCAATGGCCTGCCTCACCCGGGTGTCGTCGAAGGGCGGTTGCCGGGTCTGGAAGAACAGGTACCACGTGGTGAACTCCGGCATCCGATATATTTCCTGCGCAAGCTGTTCGTCCTGAAGCACGCGTTCGTAGTCGATCGGGTCCAGCCGGTAGGCGTCGACCTCACCGTTCTCGTAGGGCAGCGTGCCTGGCCGCTGGGCACCGATGAACTTGACGATGATCTCCTCGAGCAGCGCCTTGTGGGGGCCGTTGTAGTTCGGATCCAGTGTGAACGTCATGTCGGAACCCGTGTTCCACTCCGCAAGCCGGTAGGTGAAGTTGGACACGATGTGTTCCGGTTCCGTCCATTCCGCGCCGAATCGCTCCACCTGCCATCGCGGCACGGGCGACGACGTGATGAAGGAAACGATATAGGGCAGGTAGGGGCACGGTCCTTCGGTCTCGATCTGGAAGATCAGATCGTCCACCGCGCGGATACCCACCTGCTCCACGTCCGTCAGTTC contains:
- a CDS encoding peptide ABC transporter substrate-binding protein; translation: MRRHGPLQPVFSACILLAVAVLYLNGCAGDENGSRPDGQARVNSIGRQLPDDAAPPEQQRFRYMFREPSTLDISVAAYEADGTYFAFERLVLLDENNELVPAAADRWESSEDGRTWTFHLREGARWSDGRDVTAHDFEYSFRRMLDPASGNIYAFLYYVIKNGRAFNQGELTDVEQVGIRAVDDLIFQIETEGPCPYLPYIVSFITSSPVPRWQVERFGAEWTEPEHIVSNFTYRLAEWNTGSDMTFTLDPNYNGPHKALLEEIIVKFIGAQRPGTLPYENGEVDAYRLDPIDYERVLQDEQLAQEIYRMPEFTTWYLFFQTRQPPFDDTRVRQAIARAIDRSTLSTTVLNDLAIPAYSMLPPGFPGYSAEQFRAFQTFDPDEARRLMAEAGYPEGRGFPKTELWLRVADTGINRIAGEAVQAMLRETLGIELEIRYQQRNVFNENLFQWQIPMGMLVFVYDYPDPSNMLGLLWRSQPRGYARHDWLHAEFDDLLDRANTHMDPAVRYDLYARAEHIMAEEAGAVFLFHPVITELRKPYLRGVKQDREGRVVPIISIQTVNFTEMYIARH
- a CDS encoding FAD-dependent oxidoreductase, which gives rise to MDKTDVLIIGGGAVGVCAAFYLREAGYEVTLVDRGEIGSGASHGNMGLVVPSHSVPLAAPGVVSQGLKWMFKPDSPFYIKPRLDPSLIRWLWAFWKASSEGRMHRAIPLIRDMSLHSLSLFDELNGLDGVDFDYHQRGVVAVYGTQDGL